The Bacillus vallismortis genome window below encodes:
- the gltC gene encoding glutamate biosynthesis transcriptional regulator GltC codes for MELRQLRYFTEVAEREHVSEAADHLHVAQSAISRQIANLEEELNVTLFEREGRNIKLTPIGKEFLIHVKTAMKAIEYAKEQIDEYLDPHRGTVKIGFPTSLASQLLPTVISAFKEEYPHVEFLLRQGSYKFLIEAVRNRDIDLALLGPVPTNFPDITGNILFTEKIYALVPLNHPLAKQKTVQLIDLRNDQFVLFPEGFVLRKMAIDACKQAGFAPLVSTEGEDLDAIKGLVSAGMGVTLLPESTFAETTPRFTVKIPIEFPQVKRTVGIIKPKNRELAPSANDFYEFVIQFFSKLEQYQ; via the coding sequence ATGGAGCTGCGCCAACTGCGTTATTTTACGGAGGTGGCTGAAAGAGAACACGTTTCAGAAGCCGCCGATCATTTGCATGTGGCCCAATCAGCAATCAGCAGACAAATTGCAAATCTTGAAGAAGAATTAAATGTGACTTTATTTGAGCGTGAAGGGAGAAATATCAAACTCACGCCAATCGGGAAAGAATTTTTGATTCATGTGAAAACGGCGATGAAAGCCATCGAATATGCGAAAGAACAAATTGATGAGTATCTCGACCCGCATCGCGGAACGGTAAAGATTGGTTTTCCTACAAGCCTCGCAAGCCAGCTTTTGCCGACTGTCATTTCAGCATTTAAAGAAGAATATCCGCACGTCGAATTTTTGCTGCGCCAAGGCTCCTATAAGTTTCTGATTGAAGCTGTCAGAAACCGCGATATTGATTTGGCCTTATTAGGGCCGGTGCCGACGAATTTTCCTGACATAACAGGAAACATTTTATTCACAGAAAAAATTTACGCGCTTGTTCCATTAAATCATCCGCTTGCCAAACAAAAAACGGTTCAGTTAATCGATTTACGAAACGACCAATTTGTATTGTTCCCGGAAGGATTTGTGCTTAGAAAAATGGCGATTGATGCTTGCAAACAAGCCGGCTTTGCTCCTCTTGTTTCTACGGAGGGTGAGGATTTGGATGCCATCAAGGGATTGGTTTCCGCTGGAATGGGCGTTACTCTCCTGCCGGAAAGCACATTTGCTGAAACGACACCTCGTTTTACTGTGAAGATTCCAATTGAGTTCCCTCAAGTGAAACGGACTGTCGGAATTATTAAACCGAAAAACAGAGAACTTGCGCCGTCTGCGAATGACTTTTATGAGTTTGTTATTCAATTCTTCTCTAAGCTGGAGCAGTATCAATAA
- the proB gene encoding glutamate 5-kinase — MTADINMKRVVVKIGSSSLTSLHGEISIRKLEALVDQVVKLKDAGYEVILVSSGAVAAGYRKLGFIQRPEKLPEKQASASIGQGLLMEAYSKLFLAHGYVASQILITRSDFSDEYRYNNVRNTMNVLLERGIIPIINENDTVTVNRLKFGDNDTLAAKVAGLIDANMLVILSDIDGLYDGNPRTNPEAKRMKLVNEITPDIEACAGDTGSDVGTGGMRSKLDAFKIVMASGIKGFLGQADADDILYQAVHEEAEGTYFEAEGTLPLNRKEQWIAFNSGPEGEMILSDDYSRKITNGQSSLYLDGVQEIKGKFKNGSVVRLMDSQGAEIGLGIVNYSSVQLQEPDKKKELMNKAVIDQEAFVCHVDLSLPVY; from the coding sequence GTGACGGCAGATATAAACATGAAAAGAGTCGTTGTGAAGATTGGAAGCAGTTCATTAACAAGTCTTCATGGAGAAATCAGCATTCGGAAATTAGAAGCATTGGTCGACCAGGTCGTCAAATTAAAAGACGCCGGCTATGAAGTCATTTTGGTTTCGTCAGGAGCAGTGGCGGCGGGATATCGAAAACTCGGATTTATCCAAAGACCCGAGAAGCTTCCCGAAAAACAAGCATCGGCTTCAATCGGGCAGGGCCTGCTGATGGAAGCATATTCAAAGCTGTTTTTGGCGCATGGTTATGTTGCATCCCAAATTTTAATTACGAGAAGCGATTTTTCTGATGAATATCGATATAATAATGTCCGGAATACAATGAATGTACTGCTTGAACGCGGCATCATCCCGATTATAAACGAAAATGATACAGTTACCGTCAATCGGCTCAAGTTTGGCGACAATGATACGCTTGCAGCAAAAGTCGCGGGATTAATCGATGCGAATATGCTTGTGATTTTATCAGATATCGACGGATTATATGACGGCAATCCGCGCACAAATCCAGAAGCGAAAAGGATGAAGCTGGTGAATGAGATAACGCCCGATATCGAAGCATGCGCAGGTGACACTGGAAGCGACGTCGGTACCGGCGGCATGCGCTCCAAGCTTGATGCGTTTAAAATTGTAATGGCATCCGGCATTAAAGGATTTCTTGGTCAGGCAGATGCTGATGATATTTTATATCAAGCCGTTCATGAAGAGGCGGAAGGCACCTATTTTGAAGCTGAGGGAACGCTTCCGTTGAATCGTAAGGAGCAGTGGATCGCTTTTAATTCCGGTCCTGAAGGTGAAATGATTTTATCAGATGATTATTCACGAAAAATAACAAACGGGCAATCGAGTTTATATCTGGACGGTGTACAGGAGATTAAAGGAAAATTCAAAAACGGATCAGTTGTCAGGCTGATGGATTCGCAAGGGGCAGAAATCGGGCTCGGAATCGTCAATTATTCTTCTGTACAGCTTCAAGAACCCGACAAGAAAAAAGAGCTGATGAACAAAGCGGTCATTGATCAGGAAGCATTTGTGTGCCATGTTGATTTATCTTTACCTGTCTATTAA